One genomic window of Nocardioides daphniae includes the following:
- a CDS encoding lysoplasmalogenase, with translation MRTRARRGLRATVSKLARVRGVRPGTTVPFWAVTGVHLLAQLGIAAGVPGASVVAPVSKALLLPALALVLGEGLTSGGRGVDRRPLPAWWPWAAVGVTFSWFGDLALISPDLFLAGVGLFGVAQVAYAVTFVKAGDPARTAGRPALLAPYAVWWLALAGFFLATGGVNPFLFAVGTYGLALGSMAFLAHRISPATATGAALFVLSDSLIGLGGAGLALPAHGFWVMLTYLVAQWLIVRGLVQSQAAPVRSTTSATSDASTLRG, from the coding sequence ATGCGAACCAGAGCACGTCGAGGACTGCGCGCCACCGTCTCGAAGCTGGCCCGGGTGCGCGGGGTGCGCCCGGGCACCACCGTGCCCTTCTGGGCCGTGACCGGCGTGCACCTGCTCGCCCAGCTCGGCATCGCCGCCGGGGTCCCGGGCGCGTCCGTCGTCGCGCCGGTCTCGAAGGCGCTGCTGCTGCCGGCCCTGGCGCTCGTGCTGGGGGAGGGGCTCACCTCGGGCGGCCGAGGTGTCGACCGCAGGCCGCTCCCCGCCTGGTGGCCGTGGGCCGCGGTCGGCGTCACCTTCAGCTGGTTCGGCGACCTGGCGCTGATCAGCCCCGACCTCTTCCTGGCCGGCGTCGGCCTCTTCGGCGTCGCCCAGGTCGCCTACGCCGTCACCTTCGTCAAGGCCGGCGACCCCGCGCGTACGGCCGGACGGCCCGCGCTGCTCGCGCCGTACGCCGTGTGGTGGCTCGCGCTCGCCGGCTTCTTCCTCGCCACGGGCGGCGTCAACCCGTTCCTGTTCGCCGTCGGCACCTACGGCCTGGCGCTCGGCTCGATGGCCTTCCTGGCCCACCGCATCTCGCCGGCCACCGCGACCGGCGCCGCGCTCTTCGTGCTGTCGGACTCGCTGATCGGGCTCGGCGGCGCAGGCCTGGCGCTGCCGGCGCACGGCTTCTGGGTGATGCTGACCTACCTGGTCGCGCAGTGGCTGATCGTGCGCGGCCTCGTCCAGAGCCAGGCGGCCCCGGTCAGATCCACGACTTCAGCCACATCCGACGCATCCACTCTGCGTGGGTGA
- a CDS encoding TetR/AcrR family transcriptional regulator, whose protein sequence is MPRINADSLAEHRAQQRRALLDAARALLADSSAAPSLAEVGRRTGLARTSLYQYFSSREELLDAVIADVLPRWSERIHAAMDAAPGPGAKVAAYVEVNLALVDEGEHAVVRGLATHARDRMATAGKAMHDEIVRPLLDALGGDEALAEMVQAVVYTASRMLEEGRDRAEVAGHVTTLLGPFYASLDG, encoded by the coding sequence GTGCCCCGGATCAACGCCGACAGCCTCGCGGAGCACCGCGCCCAGCAGCGCCGTGCCCTCCTCGACGCTGCCCGGGCACTGCTCGCCGACTCGTCCGCCGCCCCCAGCCTCGCCGAGGTGGGGCGGCGGACCGGGCTGGCCCGCACCAGCCTCTACCAGTACTTCTCCTCCCGCGAGGAGCTCCTCGACGCCGTGATCGCCGACGTCCTGCCGCGCTGGTCCGAGCGGATCCACGCCGCCATGGACGCAGCCCCCGGCCCCGGCGCCAAGGTCGCCGCCTACGTCGAGGTCAACCTGGCGCTCGTCGACGAGGGTGAGCACGCCGTCGTCCGCGGGCTCGCCACCCACGCCCGTGACCGGATGGCCACCGCCGGCAAGGCGATGCACGACGAGATCGTCCGCCCCCTGCTCGACGCGCTGGGCGGTGACGAGGCGTTGGCCGAGATGGTCCAGGCGGTCGTCTACACGGCCTCGCGGATGCTCGAGGAGGGACGCGACCGGGCCGAGGTCGCCGGTCACGTGACCACGCTGCTCGGCCCCTTCTACGCCAGCCTCGACGGCTGA
- a CDS encoding bifunctional metallophosphatase/5'-nucleotidase produces the protein MSRRTRIGAMAATLAASALLVGTLGQASTASPGRHKHHKPRTVPVQVLSFNDYHGQLEAPAGTSATLGAAEDPTNTVVGGGEYLATHLERLRKGVRHSTTVAAGDLIGGTPFLSGLFHDEPSVESLNAMDLDISSVGNHEFDEGVTELLRMQKGGCHPVDGCYTDQPYRGADYQWLAANVKYKEGTRKAGRTVLPPYEIKRYQGIKVAYIGMTLEGTPEIVAQAGIKDVEFLDEARTANTLVRQLKRKGVEAFVVLLHEGGFAPGGYDECGGLSDPIKTINDNLDPEVDLLVTGHTHSPYVCPLPDARGRTRYVTSASSQGRVVNETWLQLDRRTRDVVRSKVTSTNHLVTRDVTPDATQSAIIAKWNALSAPIANRVVGTIATDITRAADRQTESSLSNLIADAQLAATSAPADGGAVAAFMNPGGVRGDLTYAQISGGEAPGEVTYGEAFTVQPFGNLVVTLDLTGDAIERLLEQQFTADAVRLHLGVSEGFSYTYDLSRPAGDKVDPATITINGAPLDLGATYRITTNNFLADGGDGFSVLTEGTNRAGGGDDLAALIDYMGANPGLQPAPTDRVTELP, from the coding sequence ATGTCTAGGCGCACCCGCATCGGAGCCATGGCCGCCACCCTGGCCGCATCGGCTCTACTCGTCGGCACTCTCGGTCAGGCCTCCACCGCCTCACCGGGTCGGCACAAGCACCACAAGCCCCGGACCGTCCCGGTCCAGGTCCTGTCGTTCAACGACTACCACGGCCAACTCGAGGCACCGGCCGGGACGAGCGCCACGCTCGGCGCCGCGGAGGACCCGACCAACACCGTCGTCGGTGGCGGTGAATACCTCGCCACCCACCTCGAGCGGCTGCGCAAGGGCGTACGCCACTCCACGACCGTGGCGGCCGGCGACCTGATCGGCGGCACCCCCTTCCTCTCCGGGCTCTTCCACGACGAGCCGTCGGTGGAGTCGCTCAACGCGATGGATCTCGACATCTCCTCGGTCGGCAACCACGAGTTCGACGAGGGCGTCACCGAGCTGCTGCGCATGCAGAAGGGCGGCTGCCACCCGGTCGACGGGTGCTACACCGACCAGCCCTACCGCGGTGCCGACTACCAGTGGCTCGCCGCCAACGTGAAGTACAAGGAGGGCACCCGCAAGGCCGGGCGCACCGTGCTCCCGCCCTACGAGATCAAGCGCTACCAGGGCATCAAGGTCGCCTACATCGGCATGACGCTCGAGGGCACGCCCGAGATCGTCGCCCAGGCAGGGATCAAGGACGTCGAGTTCCTCGACGAGGCCCGCACCGCCAACACGCTGGTGCGCCAGCTCAAGCGCAAGGGCGTCGAGGCATTCGTGGTGCTGCTGCACGAGGGCGGCTTCGCCCCCGGCGGCTACGACGAGTGCGGCGGCCTCTCCGACCCGATCAAGACGATCAACGACAACCTCGACCCCGAGGTCGACCTGCTCGTCACCGGTCACACCCACTCCCCGTACGTCTGCCCGCTGCCCGACGCCCGGGGCCGCACCCGCTACGTCACGAGCGCCTCGTCGCAGGGGCGCGTCGTCAACGAGACGTGGCTGCAGCTCGACCGGCGTACGCGTGACGTCGTGCGCTCGAAGGTCACCTCCACCAACCACCTGGTGACCCGCGACGTGACGCCGGACGCGACGCAGAGCGCCATCATCGCCAAGTGGAACGCGCTCTCCGCGCCGATCGCCAACCGGGTCGTGGGCACCATCGCCACCGACATCACCCGCGCGGCCGACCGGCAGACGGAGTCGTCGCTGAGCAACCTCATCGCCGACGCCCAGCTGGCCGCCACCTCGGCCCCGGCCGACGGTGGTGCCGTGGCCGCCTTCATGAACCCCGGCGGCGTACGCGGCGACCTGACGTACGCACAGATCAGCGGCGGCGAGGCGCCGGGCGAGGTGACCTACGGGGAGGCGTTCACGGTGCAACCGTTCGGCAACCTGGTGGTGACGCTCGACCTGACGGGCGACGCGATCGAGCGGCTGCTCGAGCAGCAGTTCACCGCCGACGCCGTACGCCTGCACCTCGGCGTCTCCGAGGGCTTCAGCTACACCTACGACCTGTCCCGGCCCGCCGGCGACAAGGTCGACCCGGCGACGATCACCATCAACGGCGCGCCGCTCGACCTGGGTGCGACCTACCGCATCACCACCAACAACTTCCTCGCCGACGGCGGGGACGGGTTCAGCGTCCTCACCGAGGGCACGAACCGCGCCGGTGGTGGCGACGACCTGGCCGCGCTGATCGACTACATGGGCGCCAACCCGGGCCTGCAGCCCGCTCCCACGGACCGCGTGACCGAGCTGCCCTGA
- a CDS encoding CarD family transcriptional regulator — MEFSQGQTVIHPHHGPATVAKVFSRTFKGQERQYLELQVHSSDLSINLPIDQADEVGVRAVFAQDETNDLLDVLRAPTGAQEQNWSRRMKANSERLKLGDLPTTAGVVRDLIRRQEEHGLSPNEREMLKTSSRLVLAELALSLSIDEDAAEELLRQTVLGEVAAQPAEA; from the coding sequence ATGGAGTTCTCCCAGGGCCAGACGGTCATCCACCCCCACCACGGTCCCGCGACCGTGGCCAAGGTGTTCAGCCGTACCTTCAAGGGGCAGGAGCGCCAGTACCTGGAGCTGCAGGTCCACAGCAGCGACCTGTCGATCAACCTGCCCATCGACCAGGCCGACGAGGTCGGCGTCCGGGCCGTCTTCGCCCAGGACGAGACCAACGACCTCCTCGACGTCCTGCGCGCCCCCACCGGCGCCCAGGAGCAGAACTGGTCGCGTCGCATGAAGGCCAACTCCGAGCGCCTCAAGCTCGGTGACCTTCCCACCACGGCCGGCGTCGTCCGCGACCTCATCCGTCGTCAGGAGGAGCACGGCCTCTCCCCCAACGAGCGGGAGATGCTGAAGACCTCGAGCCGCCTCGTGCTGGCCGAGCTCGCGCTGTCCCTCTCGATCGACGAGGACGCCGCCGAGGAGCTGCTCCGGCAGACGGTGCTCGGCGAGGTCGCCGCGCAGCCCGCCGAGGCCTGA
- a CDS encoding TetR/AcrR family transcriptional regulator: protein MSKIGRPAGPATDTVTTVLTAALELLLSEGGAALTPLRLHQATGVSRSTIYRHWATPTDVLAALIEVAPPVQRTLTGDPVADLHAEVDLLCDRLRDRPVAAFLQALVTMAASDPAAIPLRQRYVDDLVAPFRTVLTSDGVTGEVADDAVNAIVAPLLVDALLLDRPASRERAHRAVDLYFPQGQA from the coding sequence GTGAGCAAGATCGGACGGCCCGCGGGGCCCGCAACTGACACCGTCACCACCGTCCTCACGGCGGCGCTCGAGCTGCTGCTCTCGGAGGGTGGGGCCGCGCTGACCCCGCTGCGCCTGCACCAGGCCACCGGCGTCTCCCGCTCCACGATCTATCGGCACTGGGCGACGCCCACCGACGTGCTCGCCGCCCTCATCGAGGTCGCGCCGCCGGTGCAGCGGACGCTCACGGGCGACCCCGTGGCCGACCTCCACGCCGAGGTCGACCTGCTCTGCGACCGCCTGCGTGACCGTCCGGTGGCGGCCTTCCTCCAGGCCCTGGTCACCATGGCCGCCAGCGACCCCGCCGCGATCCCGCTGCGCCAGCGCTACGTCGACGACCTGGTCGCGCCGTTCCGCACCGTGCTCACCTCCGACGGCGTCACCGGGGAGGTCGCCGACGACGCCGTCAACGCCATCGTCGCGCCGCTCCTCGTCGACGCGCTGCTGCTCGACCGGCCCGCCAGCCGCGAACGGGCCCACCGTGCGGTCGACCTCTACTTCCCGCAGGGCCAGGCGTGA
- a CDS encoding NAD(P)-dependent oxidoreductase — MSKVIIIGGHGKVALRLAPQLVERGDEVTSVFRNPDHEDEVARTGARAVVGDVETMSTEALTELVRDHDAVVWSAGAGGGDPERTYAVDGTPPCARWRQPRPPASGAT, encoded by the coding sequence ATGTCGAAGGTCATCATCATCGGCGGTCACGGCAAGGTCGCGCTGCGCCTGGCCCCGCAGCTGGTGGAGCGCGGTGACGAGGTCACCAGCGTCTTCCGCAACCCCGACCACGAGGACGAGGTGGCCCGGACGGGCGCGCGGGCGGTCGTCGGCGACGTCGAGACCATGAGCACCGAGGCGCTGACCGAGCTGGTCCGCGACCATGACGCCGTCGTCTGGTCGGCCGGAGCCGGGGGCGGTGACCCGGAGCGTACGTACGCAGTCGACGGGACGCCGCCGTGCGCTCGATGGAGGCAGCCAAGGCCGCCGGCATCCGGCGCTACGTGA